ATGGTGTCGgcccaaattttttttataggagCCAGGATTTTGTCAAAGAAAGTCGCGTCCTTTTCCCCTAAATATTCGAACATCGGAAAGTACCAAGAATTAAACGATAAATTGTCACTGTTTATCACAAATAATACAGGCTAGCTGTGAGTTATTATAGATTTTAGATGCTACCGTTGTGAATCAAAACAACATGCAATTATTCTTTGGTCAAATATGACACTTTATCAAATCAGTGACGTGGGTTGGATATACTGATTCAAACCCTTCTATACACTAAAATTATAATAGTTTAATTGTCtagaatataattaaaaataagatTCATCACAAATGCCGTAGGATTCGTAATATCAAATATGAATAGTGatttcaatgaaataaaaacttaaatgtTACATGAATTAAATAATTTATCAAGAGGAACAATACAAAtcgaaaaaaggaaaaaaaaaggagGACAAGGCTGAAAATTCCAGTTGCTAAAAAACAGTTTAAGAATGACACAGGAAAGGATCCAGTATAATCGACACCACAGTCTCGGTGCGAAGGGAGGTTGCGCAGTCACTGATCAGACAGGGGCTATTTGGTCATgtgatatatataatattgtaaGATGAGAACAATGTATTTgtagtaaacatgttttttttactcAAGCAGGAAGTTAATtcttttctatttaattattcGGTGTCACGTTTGAATAACTCAAAAATGGCGTAttatatatgtacaatatatCATTGCATTgtagttttgatttatatcaaagGTATGTATCACTTTATTATATAagttttatgtaaaaacaaagcaACAAAAGAGCAatataattcaatattttgtccTGTTACCCTTGCCGATATCTAAGCCTTATTCTTCCTAACCGGATGAAAATACAACAATGCACTATACTATATACACTAATCAAGCTTTCTTTCCAGTGCATCATCAGTTACTTGTAGTTTTGGgggttttgtgttgttttttttatatccaacATTTGTAccgtttaataaaaaaaaatacctatgtGAAATCatagacatataatatatataatttcatacTGATACACCCGTTCCAATCTTCTTTCTGAATTTCTCTGTTTTAAGGGGAAACGTAAGGAGGCTTTTCTCAAATATAAGGAACAAATATGTACCTAATAATGAATGTTTACACGGATTCATCAGGTGTATGGAACGTACCTGAAATTGATATTCCTCTTCCTTGATCACAAACAAAAGAAGACTACCTTTGTACATGTAATATGCCAAATTGAATTATCACATGTTTTACGAACAGTTTAGAGTTTAATAGGCTAACACTTTTTCCAACATTGAAAAAGACACAAATTGACATGGAATACGTGTTTAGAGTAATAGATAATGAACCTGAGAtagttacatgtattaaaatCGAAACAAGTTTtcctgttttatatatattttatttaccaattttccaaattcaaatttaatcaatGTTTACAATAGTCATAAATGCGTTAAGACAAGAAGTAAGTAAGAAAAATTGAAGACGAATTATATTTCAgacataaaatagataaaaagtaaaaatgcattttcaagcacaattttattttttaagatacgtataaaattaacaaacacgttgcaatgtaaaaataaatatagttatattttaaaattttaggaTCCCACCAGTCTCCAGTATACTGTGAAAAGGTTTTATGTGATCATGGATGTTGCTATGACGAAAACATCGACAGTAGTAATTGCTGTCCTGCGGAAATAAGCTTGTAAGTCAAAGAGATGGATATATATTAATCATATAAATGTCTCTATCAGTAAATTTCCATTTTGAACATGCATATCTGAAGATGgtaatttaaaaattgtaatttgtaattcTTTCATTATCATTAGATATCTGAAACGGTTTTTAAAGAGACATCAACTGCcatgttcactgatttgactcaaGTGTTCATATTTGATGATATACTGAAaacatcaattttaaaaagtctaaaataaacaatatacgaTATTGCTCATATGTATCAACACTTCATGGGTATTTTAGTCTAGATGCCAACTCACATCGAGGTGATCTCAAAAGACTGTTGACGATCATATAACCCGAAGTAATCAAAAACATAGATAGCGAACTCGTGCTATTAAATTTTtcaaggtctgtttgatttcatatcataggttaaaaacataaaaaaaatgtgtttttgtatATCGATTCAGTCAACCCATGGTTTGCCCTTGTTCACTTTCAATATTGACGCATCCTTTTCTTGTCAATAGTTGAACACACCTAGTTCATGCATAACCCATCACTAGCGAAGGTATTtaattcaatgaggtcgaattatttacttgcaagtgagtAATTCATTGTCGATGTTTGTTTGCTTGTTTTGACAAAACAGAATCAAgataaaaagcattttttttatatcagttctACACTAACAATAATGAGTTTAGTCTTTTGAACTTGCTTTTCCCCGAAGTTATcacgaatattttttttttcatttcttgtccTACATTTAGAAACTggcattggtggccttcgactgtgtTCTGcagtttgtataaaaaaaaaggagatgtggtattattgccaatgagacaactctccacaagagatcaaaataacacggaaattaacagctataggtcaccatacggccttaaacaatgagcaaagcccataccgcatatagtcacctataaaaggccccgaaatgacaaaaggttgtaaaacaattcaaacgaaaaaactaacggccgggtttgttgtctctttgacacattccccacttcaattctcaattttatttttattcctcgTTATACAActattattctatttttagatctaCCGGAGTAATTATTGCAATAGTAATTGCTAGTACGTTTGGTTTATCTTTAATGTGTTGTCTATGTGCGTGGACGAGGAAAATTTTGCAATACAATAAAGACACACGATATGCCAGATTGAGGGAAGAAAGACAGGAGCATGCCATATCTTCTACTGACCGAAACACACGTAATTCAAATGTGAGAAATCAACCAGATGATAGCAGTGCTCCTGAACGTTTTGTTTATTTGAGGTTTTTAATAGGCAAGTTATTAAAAAAGCAACACGTATGTTCTATATCACAAAATTCGTGTTAAAAGAGCACAAtcatatcttataaaaaaaaaggtcagAATCATCCTAGTTTCTTATTATATACGAATTTAAAAACACGAGATCAGTATCAAATGACACGATCAGCATGGCAATAACCACATATTTATATTGAAGGGGGATGCATTTAGCAGCGAAAAAATACAGGCCTATAATGATACAAAGATGgatttcattatttattatagAAAAATTACAGTCGCAATAGTtccatactttttatttttattttaaaacatttatgaagacgaaacccgcgtctggcgtactactttataatcctggtacctttgataacaataagcaccactgggtcgatcccactgctggttgacgttttgtccccgagggtatcaccagcccagtagtcaacacttcggtgctaacatgtggtcatttttataaatttcctctttacaaaactttgaaattatcgaaaaactaaggattttcttatgccaggcaaagattacctcagccgtatttggcacacagccgtatttggcacaaagttttagaattttggatcttcaatgctcttcaactttgtacttatttggctttataaatattttgatatgagcatcactgacaagtcttatgaagacgaaacgcgcgcctggcgtactaaattataatcctgatatcTTTCATAACTATTAAGATATGTATCAAATTGATTGGTTAAATCCTAAATTGGTTGGTCCAATCAATTAtaatatttgatttcataatgCTACAACGTTATTGtggaaataactcttaaataaacaaacaataaaattttaGCATTATCCGTGTTTTCTAACACAATATTATTCGCAGAGATAGTGGTCCTTATTTACCTTCAAATCGATTACATTTAAGTTGCACACGAAACAGTGGGAACTAACTTTgcggtcaaatttgatattgttttgattttcccCCCTCAACTTGTTTCTTTTTGAACTgtataattttgttaattttgttctgTTTGATTCGTTTATAAATGTTAAAGATAAATGGTAAATGTATAAATGTTAAATCAACATTCATAGTGCTTTATAAACTCACGCTCTTTAACATTTTTCTATAGAAAAGTT
This sequence is a window from Mytilus edulis chromosome 1, xbMytEdul2.2, whole genome shotgun sequence. Protein-coding genes within it:
- the LOC139524379 gene encoding uncharacterized protein, with protein sequence MFFLLKQEVNSFLFNYSVSRLNNSKMAYYICTIYHCIVVLIYIKGSHQSPVYCEKVLCDHGCCYDENIDSSNCCPAEISLSTGVIIAIVIASTFGLSLMCCLCAWTRKILQYNKDTRYARLREERQEHAISSTDRNTRNSNVRNQPDDSSAPERFVYLRFLIARINIHRTCDRQQSSEPVHPPTYDECTAPPPPYSAVNSTTGGSNPV